The genomic window TAGGTAAAGACAAAGGTTGGTCTCAGGAAAGATACGAGCCTAGTATTGAGGCAGAATTGCAAGATAGAGTTGAGCGGCTAGAAACAGAAAATACAAACCTTAAAACAAAAATTACTAATCTACAAACTACAATAACAGAACTAAATATGACAAATGAAATATTAATACAATCTATAACAGAATTAACTGCAATAATAGCAATGTTACAAGCACCTACAGAATAGGTGTTATTTTTATGTAGAGGGAGGTGAAAGTATGATATTCACTCAAGATAGTGGTATAGTAAAGGTATGGGTAAGCTTAGTATTAAACCCAGATAGTCCTTATGAATTAGAAGATGTACCAGCACTATTTAACCTTAGAGAAGTTGTAACAGAAGTAGTGAATAGTATGAAGTAGTGAACAATAGGATAAAAATGTGCAACACCTAGCAGGGTGTATTTTTTATGCCCTGCTTAATTCTTGCTAATATCTGTCGATATTAGTTTAGGGTGATAAAATGAAAGAAAGGATTAATAATAAGTATAAAGATATAGAGAAGATTTTTGAAGAAATAAAAGCAAATCTATCTATAGAGGAGACAGTCATTTTGAAGATAGAAAAAAAT from Tepidimicrobium xylanilyticum includes these protein-coding regions:
- a CDS encoding bZIP transcription factor, which encodes MHYYAKLNENQICTEVITRARELPKDLDGFIKIPDYNETYLWRQWLGKDKGWSQERYEPSIEAELQDRVERLETENTNLKTKITNLQTTITELNMTNEILIQSITELTAIIAMLQAPTE